Genomic window (Sulfurovum sp. NBC37-1):
AGAGGTTCAAATCCTCTAGGGGTCGCCATTTACAGTTTGGTCGCTTAGCTCAGTTGGTAGAGCGCTACCCTTACAAGGTAGATGTCACAAGTTCGAGTCTTGTAGCGACCACCATTTGAAAGAACGCGAAATGAGAAAAGCTCATCTTCAGCTACGTTAACACTGGGTTTTCTTCAGCAGAAAGCTCACAAAACTAGTTTTGTTCTGAAAGTCTTTTTTTAAAGAAAAAAAGATACAATACTTTTCAACCTTTTAAGGTTCAGGTGCGGCGGTAGTTCAGTTGGTTAGAATACCTGCCTGTCACGCAGGGGGTCGCGAGTTCGAGTCTCGTCCGCCGCGCCACTTCTTTTAAATACAACCACAAAAATCCAATGATAAACACGCGGACATGGCGGAATTGGTAGACGCGCTAGATTCAGGTTCTAGTGGGAGCAATCCCGTGGAGGTTCGAGTCCTCTTGTCCGCACCACTTCTATTTATCACCTATTCGAATCACTAATGTAATTCCAGCTCAATTAAGTTTAGCCCATTCAAATTTGTATTTTTAAGTGAATCTTACATATACTGTATAAAATAAGAATGAACAAAAAATTATTATGATTAAAATTCTAATCTCTTTATTTATTTTTCTTCTGTTATGGATTTTTTACCCTTTATTTCTTCCTGTTAACTTTTGGAATTCAAGTAAAATAGAAAATAATACAATATCAAACGCAGCATATAAACAACCTATAAAAAAAGTAGAAATATCCCACAAAAATACTAATAGAAATATTTCAAAAAAAACAAAAAAGGATTTAAAAGCACCAATATACAAACTTAAAAAAACTTCAAAAACATCAGTGAGGAAACGAAGAAATCCACCAAAATTCAGATGTGATAAAAGAATATATTGTAGTCAAATGCATTCATACAAAGAAGCAAAATATTTTTTAGATCATTGTGGGCCAGTAAAAATGGATGGGGATAGGGATGGCATCCCCTGTGAAAGACAGTTTGGACGCCATTAAAAAGGTGCGTGGTTACGTACCATAAAGGGAAGAGGGAAAGCGCTATCTGTTCTTTCTGAAAGCATCACTAGGAATGAAAACCAAACAGAGAAAGACGACCATATCGAACAGTTGCACGACCATGCTGCCGGTATTGGCATGTGTGCCCGCGGTGCTGATCGCCGTACCCTCTGCCGTTTTGACAATGGCGGTGTTCACTTCCATGGACTGCACTGGGAAGAGTATGTTGAGTGTAATCGAGATGGCGATGAGCCCGAGGATCGTCCATACTGCAGGCAGGCCCATATCACGTATACGCTTTGCCAGTATATTGACCTGTGCGACTATCATGGCCATGAAAAAGATCATAAACCCTGCCATGGCTGCAAGACCAAAGTGATCCATCAGCATAGCCTGAGTTGCAAGAATATCTCCTCCCATGATCTTCTCTGTAGCTCCTACAGCGACTATGGCACCAAAAATAATGGCAACAAACAATACCATCAGTAAGAAATAATACCCAAGATATGCCAGTCTCTTGAGTCTTCCGTCAGCCCACTCTCCAAAATAAACTTTTAACATAATACGCCCTTTTATTTAGTTTCTTAAACGGATACGTACTGACTCTTCATGCGCAGTCAAACCTTCCGTATTGGCTATCATAGCACATTGTTTACCTATTTCGTCCATTCCCTTTTTGCTCATCATGATGATCGAGGACTTTTTCAGGAAATTTTCCACACTCAACGGCGAATAGAACTTCGCTGTTCCTCCCGTAGGCAATGTATGGTTTGGACCTGCAACATAGTCACCGATAGGCTCCGGTGTATTCTCGCCAAGGAAGATGGCCCCTGCATGCTTGATGCTGTCCAGCAGAGACATTGGATCTTTCGTCACCACTTCCAAGTGCTCTGGCGCGATCTCGTTCATCAGGTCGATCGCTTCGTCCATATCTTTTGTGACAATGATCGCTCCGCGCTCTTCGATGGACTTTCTGGCAATCTCTTCACGAGAAAGTGTACCGAGGAACTCCTCTACCTTGTCAGAGACCCTGTTCGCCAGTTCGCTGTCTGTAGTGATGAGTATGGAGCTTGCCATCTCATCATGTTCCGCCTGCGAAAGCAGATCGATCGCAAGGTAATCCTCTCTTGCACTTTCATCCGCCAAGATGCCGATCTCGCTCGGTCCGGCGATCATATCAATGTTCACTTCACCGTACACAAGCTTTTTGGCCGTCGCTACAAAGATGTTACCAGGACCCGTGATGACATCCACTTTTGGTATGGTCTCTGTTCCGTATGCCATCGCACCGATGGCAGAGGCACCGCCAACTCTAAATACCTTTGTGACTTTACAGAGGTGGCAGGCTGCCAGAAGCAATTCATTGAGCTCGTTGTCGGGAGCCGGTGTACAGATCACGATCTCTTCAACCCCTGCAACCTGTGCAGGGATAACATTCATCAAAAGCGAGGAAGGATAGGCCGCTTTACCTCCGGGGATGTAAAGTCCGGCTTTGTCTACAGCTGTGACCTTTTGACCCAGTATCGTACCATTTTCCTCTTCATCCATCCAGGTCTTCGGCATCAGCTTCTGGTGATAGGACTCAATACGGTCATAGGCCAGGTGCAGAGCATCACGAAGTGTCGGATCAATGTTTTCATAGGCTTCTGCCATATCATCCGTAGAGACTAGAAGTTCGGCATCGCTCTCTGGTTCCCACCTGTCAAATCTAGCAATCTGAGATTTCAGTGCTTTGTTCCCATCTGTCTGTATCTCCTTTAGAAGGCCGGAAACGATGCCAGTTACACCCTCTATATCCATTTTCCCGCGTTCGAGAAGTTCATTGAAGTTTCCTTCAAACGTGTCGTCGTTGCTGTAAAATATTTTCATTATCTACCTTTTTGGTGCGTGATTACGCACCCTACAGTTTTATTTTCGGTATTTCCGTTCATACCTCGGGAGCATGCTTTCATTACCCAACAGACCACCCTGATGAATATACAAAGTCGGCTTTGTAGTATATACTTCAGAATGCGCAAATAACGTCCGCCATCCCAAAGGATCGTAAAGCAGATCGAACTCCACTCCCGTTTGTTGTTGTAATTTTAGCCAAATTTCGTAATTTTCTCTATAGAGTTTTCCAAAATGGTGCTTTTTATACAGTGTGAGAATTCGGGGATGGTATTTTTCATCCTCTTCGAGCATAGAAAATTGTTTTTTCAGATAGGTACTGTCACCGACACAGGGACAGGTATAAACCTTAGTGAAGAGTGAAGAGTGAAGAGTGAAGAGTGAAAAATTCTTTTGTAAGAATAGTGCTGTTGTTCCTGTGCCGGAGGGTAGAAAGATATTCAGCTCCTCTATTTCATTTTCTTTTTGCCATACTACAATCTCTTGAGCTAAAAGCATGATGCCATACTCCGCCTCTTTTTGTCGTCCACCCTCTTCAATAAACAAAATATTATTTGCCGGGGTGGGGACACCCCGACCTACAACAATTTTCATATTATTTTTTAAAGCAGCTTTGTAATTCCCGTGTGGATTCTCCCTAAGATACTCAGAAACATGGTCTACAGAGTATTCAAACTTCCATCCTTTCATCTTTGCAAGCACGGAGAGCGAATACATCGCATTGGACTGGGATGAGCCATAGGAAACTATTTTTTGAATATCCGGAAATTTGTTTGCAAGATAATAATGGAATTTTCGTGCTTTGTTGCCGGAAAAGTCAGGATGTATCAGGTCATCACGTTTCAGATAGAAGTGCTGATTCTCAAATGTAATGGATTGAATGGGGGAAGGAAGGTTCAGTTTTATCATACAGGTCAAGGTGCGTGTTTACGCACCCTCCGTTAATTACGTCCAACGCAATTAAGATCCTCATACGCCTGCTCAAGTCTTTTGACCATGGAGAGTTCACCCTCTCTGAGCCACTTTCTCGGGTCATAGTAACTTTTGTTGGGTTTGTCTTCACCGTCCGGATTCCCGATCTGTCCCTGAAGATAGTCATGATATTTCGCTTCATACTTGCGTACACCGTCCCAGAAGGCCCATTGGGTATCTGTATCGATGTTCATTTTGATCACGCCGTAACCGATGGCTTCGCGTATGTCGGAAAGTTCGGAACCCGAACCGCCGTGAAAGACGAAGTTAACAGGTTTTTCAGATGTATCATACTTCTCTTCGATATAGGTCTGGGAATTATCCAGGATCTTCGGAGTGAGCTGTACATTCCCCGGTTTATAGACACCGTGTACGTTACCGAACGATGCGGCGATCGTGAACTTGTCTGAAACTTTCATAAGCTCTTCATAGGCATAGGCCACTTCTTCAGGCTGCGTATAAAGCAAAGAGTTGTCGATGTCCGTATTGTCTACACCGTCTTCTTCTCCGCCGGTCACACCCAGTTCTATCTCCAGCGTCATTCCCATCTTGCTCATTCGCTCAAGATAGGCTTTGCATGTAGCGATATTCTCTTCGATGGGCTCTTCGGAAAGATCGATCATGTGTGAAGAGAAAAGCGGTGTACCGTGTGCTTTGAAATGTGCTTCACTGGCATCAAGGAGCGCATCGATCCAGGGAAGTAGTTTTCTTGCTGCATGGTCCGTATGCAGGACTACCGGTACGCCATAGGCCTTCGCTACTGTATGCACATGCTGTGCACCGGAGATCGTACCCAGGATCGCAGCTTTATCAGAAGAAAGTCCTTTCCCTGCATAGTAGGCACCACCACCATTCGAGAACTGCACAATGACAGGAGAATTGACGTTTTTGGCAGATTCCAATACCGCGTTGATCGAAGAGGTACTTACGACATTTACAGCCGGGATCGCATACTCTTCTTCTTGTGCGATCCTAAAGAGAGTTTGAAGATCATCACCCGTTACGATTCCTGTGTCCAGAACATCCAATACTTTTGTAGACATATTACATTTTCTCCGATAGGGTTATTTTAGTTTGATCTTTGCATTTTTCATCAGGTCACCAACGACTTTTTCCTGAGCCACTTTCATTTTGATGTTTTTCGCTACCGCTTCAAATGGGGGGAACTGTTTATTTGGGTTAGCTTTTTTGGCTACAGCTTTCAATTTCTCGTAAGCGTCTTTCACTTCTTTATCAGAAATTGCTACTTCAGACATTTTCTTCTGCATCCAGAGATTACTAAGTGCAATATCTTTTTCTTCCTGTGTCAACTCTTTTTTTGCTTTGACCGCCGCAAGTTTGCTAGGTGCGAGCATATTGAGTACCTGTTCTTTCTGCTCTTTCGATATCTTGTCCCAGGTTGCCTGGCCTTTGCTGATTACGCTGAGTGCTTTGTTCGCTTCAGCGACGGAAACGTCCATACCGTTTACTGTTCCTGCTGTTTCCGCAGACAGGGTCAATGTGGTCAATGCCAGAGCAATCCCAACCATTTTTAGCGTTTTTCTCATTTTATGCCTTCGTAATTTTTTATGTATATATTTTACCGTCTTTTCACTAAACGGGGGGTTTAGTACTTCCGTATCATCATAGGTGGCAGGGCAGTAGGTGCAGCCACTTCAACCTTGACATCTTTCATCAGGCTGTCCATGATCTTCTTTTCGGTCATCTGGCTTTTCATTTTGTTCTTGATGCTGTCAAACGGGGGAATGATATTGTTGGTGGCGTTACGCTCCATCGCTTTCTGCTTCAGCTGATCATACATTGCCTGTACTTCCGCATCTGACACAGTAACCTTTGCAGCCTCTTTGCGCATCCAGGCACCGACATAAGCCCCTTCTTTTTCCCGTTCGGAGAGTTCTTTTTTTGCCTGACTTGCCATCAATATAGGCAAACTGAGCTCCTTGACCAGTCTTAGCTGCTGTTCTTTTGGGAGAGTATCGAAATCCGTAATTTTACCTTTGGTTCTCGATTTGATATAAGCATCCGCCTCTTTTTTGCGAATCTTGTGTCCATTCACTGTAGCAATGACGGCATTGGATGGTCTCGATTTGACCGGTCCGGCCATTGGCTGGTCAAGTCTACTGAGATCCACCATCCCCGGTGTAGTATCTTTTTCATGCACCATACGTGACAAACTGTCCTTCAGATGATCAGCCCAAAGCGGTACAGCAAGTATTCCCAGTGAAATACCTGCAGCAACAATGATTTTCTTCATATTTTTCCTCCCCCTTTATATGATGATACTACACTATTTCGTTACAGCATTCGCCTTTGCTGTGTTGTCAACGATCTTCGCTTTACTTTTGAGCTCTTTAGCGATAGCTGCAACTTTCTTTGCAAACTCCTGCTGCTTCAACGAAGCAATGATCTGGTCTTTTACCTTGTCGTAAGGTACAGTCTGCGCTTCTATTTTGTCTTCAAGCAGGATGATGTGGTAACCGAATTGTGTTTTTACCGGCTCCAATGTGATTTGGTCTTTCTCGAGTTTCCATACCGCTTTTGAGAATTCCGGTACCATCTGACCTTTGGCGAATTTTCCAAGCTCTCCACCTTTTGGAGCTGATGGTCCTATGGATTTAGATTTAGCCAACTCAATAAACTTCTTCTTGAGCGCTTCGCCTTTTAGTGGCTTTAACTCTTTAATGATCTCTTTGGCCGTCTTTTCATCTTTGACAAGGATATGTCTTGCCTGTACCATCTCTTTTTGTATGAATTTGTCTTTGTTCTTTTCATAGAAGTCTTTGGCCTCACTGTCGGAAATAACAATGCTATCGAGCTGTTTTTTCATCCAGAGGTTGACCGCAAGTTCATCTTTAATCTTCTCAAGTGCTTTTTTGAATTCAGGGTCATTCTCAATTCCCTCTTTTTTGGCCAACTCCATAAAAAGTACTTTTTCGATCAGTCTCTGTGTAATCATGTTCTTCTGTGCAGGGTCAAG
Coding sequences:
- a CDS encoding excalibur calcium-binding domain-containing protein — protein: MIKILISLFIFLLLWIFYPLFLPVNFWNSSKIENNTISNAAYKQPIKKVEISHKNTNRNISKKTKKDLKAPIYKLKKTSKTSVRKRRNPPKFRCDKRIYCSQMHSYKEAKYFLDHCGPVKMDGDRDGIPCERQFGRH
- a CDS encoding DUF805 domain-containing protein, whose protein sequence is MLKVYFGEWADGRLKRLAYLGYYFLLMVLFVAIIFGAIVAVGATEKIMGGDILATQAMLMDHFGLAAMAGFMIFFMAMIVAQVNILAKRIRDMGLPAVWTILGLIAISITLNILFPVQSMEVNTAIVKTAEGTAISTAGTHANTGSMVVQLFDMVVFLCLVFIPSDAFRKNR
- the hisD gene encoding histidinol dehydrogenase, which encodes MKIFYSNDDTFEGNFNELLERGKMDIEGVTGIVSGLLKEIQTDGNKALKSQIARFDRWEPESDAELLVSTDDMAEAYENIDPTLRDALHLAYDRIESYHQKLMPKTWMDEEENGTILGQKVTAVDKAGLYIPGGKAAYPSSLLMNVIPAQVAGVEEIVICTPAPDNELNELLLAACHLCKVTKVFRVGGASAIGAMAYGTETIPKVDVITGPGNIFVATAKKLVYGEVNIDMIAGPSEIGILADESAREDYLAIDLLSQAEHDEMASSILITTDSELANRVSDKVEEFLGTLSREEIARKSIEERGAIIVTKDMDEAIDLMNEIAPEHLEVVTKDPMSLLDSIKHAGAIFLGENTPEPIGDYVAGPNHTLPTGGTAKFYSPLSVENFLKKSSIIMMSKKGMDEIGKQCAMIANTEGLTAHEESVRIRLRN
- a CDS encoding 1-aminocyclopropane-1-carboxylate deaminase/D-cysteine desulfhydrase; its protein translation is MIKLNLPSPIQSITFENQHFYLKRDDLIHPDFSGNKARKFHYYLANKFPDIQKIVSYGSSQSNAMYSLSVLAKMKGWKFEYSVDHVSEYLRENPHGNYKAALKNNMKIVVGRGVPTPANNILFIEEGGRQKEAEYGIMLLAQEIVVWQKENEIEELNIFLPSGTGTTALFLQKNFSLFTLHSSLFTKVYTCPCVGDSTYLKKQFSMLEEDEKYHPRILTLYKKHHFGKLYRENYEIWLKLQQQTGVEFDLLYDPLGWRTLFAHSEVYTTKPTLYIHQGGLLGNESMLPRYERKYRK
- the fbaA gene encoding class II fructose-bisphosphate aldolase, whose product is MSTKVLDVLDTGIVTGDDLQTLFRIAQEEEYAIPAVNVVSTSSINAVLESAKNVNSPVIVQFSNGGGAYYAGKGLSSDKAAILGTISGAQHVHTVAKAYGVPVVLHTDHAARKLLPWIDALLDASEAHFKAHGTPLFSSHMIDLSEEPIEENIATCKAYLERMSKMGMTLEIELGVTGGEEDGVDNTDIDNSLLYTQPEEVAYAYEELMKVSDKFTIAASFGNVHGVYKPGNVQLTPKILDNSQTYIEEKYDTSEKPVNFVFHGGSGSELSDIREAIGYGVIKMNIDTDTQWAFWDGVRKYEAKYHDYLQGQIGNPDGEDKPNKSYYDPRKWLREGELSMVKRLEQAYEDLNCVGRN
- a CDS encoding peptidylprolyl isomerase, which codes for MVKIIKTSLVAAAFMASSLVASDILATVNGKNITKQDAEAFVSATAPNAHFSQLDPAQKNMITQRLIEKVLFMELAKKEGIENDPEFKKALEKIKDELAVNLWMKKQLDSIVISDSEAKDFYEKNKDKFIQKEMVQARHILVKDEKTAKEIIKELKPLKGEALKKKFIELAKSKSIGPSAPKGGELGKFAKGQMVPEFSKAVWKLEKDQITLEPVKTQFGYHIILLEDKIEAQTVPYDKVKDQIIASLKQQEFAKKVAAIAKELKSKAKIVDNTAKANAVTK